The following is a genomic window from Salinibacterium sp. UTAS2018.
AATCTGTGTGGATGGATCAGTTATCCGGTTCAACCACGCTGACGGCGGATCATTCCAGCCCCGTACCGCCACATGGCGGGTACTCGAGTTGGAGCGTCGCACACAGTACGATTATTTCTACACTCTGTAGAATTGAGATATGGACCCTGCTAACAGTGACTCTGTTGATCCCACGACAAGCGCTCCCCTCGCGCTGCCGAATACCGTCCTGCCTCCCGATGCGCCCAAGGTAGCGTGGCGGGACGGGCATCCCTACGAGACCAAGATGTCCCGGCGCGAATATGAGCGCCAGAAGCGCTTGCTTCAGATCGAGCTGCTCAAGCTTCAGTCGTGGATCAAAGAAACTGACCGCAAAGTCGTCATCATCTTCGAGGGACGCGACGCCGCCGGCAAGGGCGGCGCAATCAAGCGTTTCATGGAGCACCTGAACCCCCGAGGTGCCCGCGTCGTCGCTCTCGAAGTTCCGACCGAGCGGGAACGAAAGCAGTGGTACTTCCAACGGTACGTGCAGCATCTGCCGACCGGGGGCGAGATCGTGATCTTCGACCGTTCCTGGTACAACCGAGCGGGCGTTGAACGCGTCATGGATTACTGCACGCCGCAAGAACATCTCGAGTTC
Proteins encoded in this region:
- the ppk2 gene encoding polyphosphate kinase 2, producing MDPANSDSVDPTTSAPLALPNTVLPPDAPKVAWRDGHPYETKMSRREYERQKRLLQIELLKLQSWIKETDRKVVIIFEGRDAAGKGGAIKRFMEHLNPRGARVVALEVPTERERKQWYFQRYVQHLPTGGEIVIFDRSWYNRAGVERVMDYCTPQEHLEFTRSAPEFERMLVQSGIHLVKFWFSVGRDEQRARFAARSHDAVRQWKLSPTDLASLDKWDDYTQAKEAMFFYTNTPQAPWTVVKSNDKKLARIEAMRWLLAQFPYTNKDYEVVGTPDSRVIGSPQSIYEDGDTLGANFPTV